The Corynebacterium sp. SCR221107 genome includes the window CCCCTTGCCTTTAGTGGGCACCATGTTCTTGCTTCAGGCCACCGGTTCTTCTACCGCCAGGCGGCCGAGCTCAGGCTGCAGCGGCTGGAAGTTCTTCAGGCAAAAGGGCGAGGCGAACTCGAGAATGACAGAGACTCACGCAGCCACCAATGCTCAAGCATTATCTGCATCTGATGCACTCTGAGGCAATGGAATCGATGATCTGCGCGATGACGTGTTCAGTGGTGCCAAACGTGGTAAATCCAGCTGAGCTCACGTGCCCGCCACCGCCGAGGTCGCGAGCCACATGGGAGACGTCATACTTCATCGAGCGCAGTGATACCGCCCAGTCCCCGGCCGAGTATTCCTTGAGGACAACGACGACATCCCCGTCGGAGACACCTCGAATCATATCCGCGATTCCCTCGACCGAAGACTGCGAATGCCCGCGGATGCGATCCCGCGAGGCAATGGCAAAGACCACGGAAAGCGCTCCCACCTCGACCTTGCGCAGGTCTTCGAGGACCTTTCCAATCATGACGAGGTCGGCAACGGTCCCGCCGTCGAAAAGCTCATTGCCGATGGTTCGAATGTCCAAACCATTATCGACGAGCTCTTTGGCCAGCTGATGCATGCTGGGCCTGCCCCAACGAAAACCGCCGGTGTCCGTAATCAATCCTGCATAAAGGCAGTGTGCGATGTCGCGATCCAGGGTGATGTCGAGATAACGGAACCACTCCCGCAATACCGTCGTGGTGGACTCGGCTTGCTTGTCGATGAGATTGACCCCGCCGAAACCGAGGTTGGTGGCGTGGTGATCCACCAAGATCACGCGGTTGGGATTCTCGAGGACCTCGGGTTGCAAGGATCCGGTGCGAGACGACGCCCCGCAATCGACCACCACGACAACGTCTGCTTCGGGCATGTGATCGACGACCCGGATGTCGTCCCAGCCCGGGATTGAGCTTGTCTCAGGGTCTAATGGGCGTCGTTGCCCAATCAGTCCAAACGATTGCTTGCCAAGCTGCCGAAAAGCGGCCACACATGCACACATGCTGCCAATTGCGTCAGCGTCGGGATTGACGTGGCCGATCACCGCAATCGTTTCGGCAGCCATGATCTTTTGCGTGGCTAAGGTAAATGCCTCAGGCAAAGAGAGCGGGTCAGCGGTGGCAAACAAGGCGAAAAATTCCCTCCTGCTCATTACGAGCTCACAAACGAGTACGTAGCTGGTGCTCCGGGCATTCCCCGCCAGGCAAATACACCCCTAGTCTAATCAGTTGTCACTGCAACCGTGGGGTTGTTAGTCCTCTTCAGGAGACTTCTTATAAGGATCTGCGTCACCCGCTGGCACCGCGTTTGCCTTCAACCTGGCCAATTCTTCGTCGCGGGCGCGGGCGCGCGCCAGCAGCTCCTCCATGTGTGCAGTTGCCTCAGGAACGGAGTCAAACTCGAACTTCAAGGTTGGGGTAAACCGGACCGAAAGCTGCTCGCCGACAATCTTGCGAAGCTGCCCTTTGGCGCGGTGCAGCGCCTCGGCCGCAGCCTTAACGTCTGGTTCCTGGTCGATGGTGCGGCCGCGGACCGTGTAGAAAATCGTTGCGTCATGGAGGTCGCCTGTGACCCGGGTGTCGGTGATGGTGACATATTCCAAGCGATTGTCTTTGATTTCGCGTTCGATCGCCGTGGCGACGATCGTCTGAATCCTTTTTGCCAGCCGTGCCGCGCGTGCGTGGTCAGCCATGTCGGTTCTCCTCATAGTGGATCGAAGTGAAATCGTGCATTGCCACACAAGCACATCCGCACGCGCGACATAGCGCACATGGCCATAATAATGGCGCACTGGTTGTCCCTGCAGGCACCGCCTGGATGTGGCTGGGTTTGCTGCTTCACCAGCGGTCACCGTTGCATTTTTGCTTTCCGACGACCACAGGCGTGCCTCAGCCCATGGAGACCATGGACACCGCGCCACATTCTGACGTATGCAATCTTAACCGCCCCTGCGTCTGCACGAGCAGGACTTCACCCGCTGTGATCGCACCGTCGTGTCTTATCTCTTCCCGAAGCACGAATCATCCCAACAGCGCAGCGAAAACCCTGCCTCACAAAGCGCATGAGCTTGTGCAAAAGCGGGCTCGCCCTCATCGTGAAGGCGAGCCCGCCATTGGAGGTCACACCCCATGGTGCACGGGAATGACCAGCAGTACTAGGCGCAGCAGCCGCTGCCCCTCGCGTCCAGCCAAGGGCAGCAACTAGCGACAGTACTTAGGTGCGAGGAACTTCTACCTGCTCGAAGACCTCGATGATGTCACCTACCTGAATATCCGGGTAGGACAGGACCATACCGCACTCATAACCTGCGGAGACCTCAGTGACATCGTCCTTTTCGCGACGCAGCGACTCGATGGTTGCGTTGTCGGCGATGACGTTGCCGTCGCGGATGAGGCGAATAGAGGCGTTGCGACGAACCTTGCCGGTTTCGACCATACAACCTGCAATCAGGCCGACAGCAGAAGCCTTGAAGATTGCGCGGATCTCCGCCCGACCAACCTCGCGCTCCTCGTAGATTGGCTTGAGCATGCCCTTGAGAGCCTGCTCCACCTCTTCGATGGCGCGGTAGATAACCGTGTAGTAACGGATATCTACGCCCTCGGCGTTGGCTTCCTCAGTAGCCTTGCCCTCAGCGCGCACGTTGAAGGCGATGATGACAGCGTCAGAGGCAGCAGCCAAGGAGACGTTGGTCTGGGTGACGGCACCAACACCACGGTCGATGATGTTGAGCTGAACCTCGTCGTCCACCTCGATCTTGAGCAAGGCCTCCTCGAGGGCTTCCACGGAGCCCGCGTTGTCACCCTTGAGGATGAGGTTGAGGGTCGAGGTCTCCTTGAGCACTGCATCCAGATCCTCGAGGGAGACACGCTTGCGAGACTTCGCAGCCAGCGCGTTACGCTTGCGGGCGTTGCGCTGGTTGGCGATCTGACGTGCGACACGGTCATCCTCAACCACGAGCAAGTTGTCGCCGGCTCCTGGCACGCCATTGAGACCTTGCATCTGGACAGGGCGGGACGGACCTGCTTCTTCGACGTCGTTGCCGAACTCGTCAACCATGCGACGCACGCGACCATAGGCGTCGCCAGCGACGACGGAATCACCAACACGGAGGGTACCGCGCTGGACGATAACGGTGGCAACTGGACCACGGCCACGGTCGAGGTGAGCCTCAATAGCCACACCCTGAGCAGGCATATCCGGGTTCGCGCGCAGATCCAGCGAGGCATCGGCGGTCAGCAAGACTGCCTCGAGCAACCCATCAATGTTGATGTTCTGCTTTGCGGAGATGTCCACGAACATCGTGTCGCCACCGTACTCTTCCGGCACGAGGCCGTATTCGGTCAGCTGGCCACGGATCTTCTCCGGGGAAGCCCCCGGCTTATCGATCTTGTTCACGGCAACCACGATGGGCACATCTGCGGCCTTGGCGTGATTGATAGCCTCAACGGTCTGCGGCATGACACCGTCGTCAGCAGCAACGACGAGCACGGCGATATCGGTGGACTTCGCACCACGGGCACGCATGGCGGTAAACGCCTCGTGCCCTGGGGTATCCAGGAAGGTAATTTTGCGTGGATTGCCATCGACATTCACGGTCACCTGGTAGGCGCCGATGCCCTGGGTGATGCCACCGGCCTCGTCGGAACCGACGTTGGTCTTACGGATGGTATCCAACAGTCGGGTCTTACCGTGGTCGACGTGACCCATGACGGTCACCACTGGAGGACGAACCTCGAGGTCTTCCTCGGTACCTTCGTCCTCACCGAACTGGAGGTCGAAGGACTCAAGCAGCTCGCGGTCCTCGTCTTCAGGGGAGACAACCTGAACCACATAGTTCATCTCATCGCCCAGCAGCATCAACGTCTCTTCGCTGACGGAGGCGGTAGCAGTAACCATCTCACCGAGGTTGAACAGCGCCTGCACCAGTGCTGCTGGCTCCGCACCGATCTTCTCCGCGAAGTCAGACAGTGACGCGCCGCGGGCAAGGCGCACGGTAGCGCCGCCACCGTCAGGCAGGCGAACGCCACCAATGACGTTCGGTGCCTGCATTGCCTCGTACTCGTTGCGCTTCTGCCGCTTCGACTTACGCCCCTTGCGAGGTGCGCCACCCGGACGGCCGAAAGCTCCAGCGGTGCCGCCGCGGCGACCACCGCGCCCAGCTCCGCCACCGCGGCCTCCGAAGCCACCCTGGCCCGGACCGTTTTGACCGCCCTGGCCACCCTGACCGCCGCGCCCACCACGACCGCCTGAAGCAGCGCGGGTAGGCATCTGGCCTGGGTTCGGATGCGTCGGCATCATGGCAGGCGAAGGACGACGTCCACCACCCTGACGCTCCTGACCGCCTGAGGACTGGCCCTGTGCCGGACGGGAATCACGACGCTGTTGGCCCTGACCGCCTTGGCGTTCACGGTTGCCGCCTGGGCGGGGGCCACGCTCGCCGTTGGCGTTCGGCCGATTTCTACCTGGGCGTGGGCCGCCACCTGGACGAGGAGCCGGGCGCTCTCCGCCACCGGTAGAAAATGGGTTATTTGCCACTCGAGGCGCGCGGGCACCTGGCTTCGGACCCGGACGAGCAGCGGTGGCACCTGGGCGCGCCTGCGGACGAGGCATCGCACCAGGGGTGGCTTGCGGCTTAGCTGCAGACTCAAATTTCGGCGCCGCTGGCTTCGGTGCGGCAGGCTTTGGCGCTGCCGACTTTGCCTGTGCTCCGGGGGTTGGGGCGGCCGGCTTTACTGCCGAGCCTGGGGTCGATGCTGCTGAGGTCTTAGCTGCCGGGGTTGCCGGGGATACCGGGGATGCAGCCTTCTGCGCCGGACGCGCAGGCTTAGGCGCTGCCGGCTTCGGCGTGGCAGGCTTAGAAGGTGCAGGGGCCGCGGCCTGTGCTGCGGCTGGCGCCGACTTCTTTTCGGCGGTTGCGCCGTAGTGCTCCTTCATCTTCTTGACCACCGGAGGTTCGATGGTCGAAGACGCAGTCTTGACGAACTCGCCCTGTTCTTTCAGGGTTGCGAGCAGTTCCTTGCTTGTTACACCGAGCTGCTTTGCAAGCTCATGTACACGTAGCTTTCCGGGCACTTCTCTCCTTGTGTTACGGAAGGAAGTTCTTCGATAGTGCCCGGCGTGCGGGTTCTATCGTGAGCTTCCAACCTTGTTGATCGTGACGTTCATCGCTGATGCTTCATCGTGTGCTCATCAGTGTTCGGTCTTCCTTTTACTCTCGGGTCTGTGTGGCGCGGTTCGTAACTAGGTACGCGCGCACGCGACCTGTGTCTACGTTGGTAGACACCCGCAACGCCCTCGCGAATGCGCGACGTTTTTCAGCCAGCTCCAAAGCATCGATGGTGGGAGTAATCCACGCCCCGCGCCCACCCGCACGTTTGCGGGGATCAGCCATGAGCCTGGTGGGATCCCGAGGATCCAGCACGACTCGAAGGAGCTGGGACTGGGGTTTGCGTGTCGCAGTTGCAATACAGGTACGGATTGGTTCGGAAGATGTAGGAAGGTGCTGTGCGCTCCCTTTCCCCATGGCCTCTCGATTCATCCAACTCCTTGCTGATTACTGCTACTTATATTTTCAACCACGTTCGCCCCACACGTATGAGAGCGCGTTTACAGCATTCTCATTTATCAGCGCGCACCCCTGCCTGCCTGTCAAGACAAAAGGACGCACGCTACGTCGCGGAACATGTTTTGGGCCGAAGGACAGTGTACGCCATTGCCCCCAACTGGGGCAATTATCAAATGAGTTTGACCACCTATATGTTTCGCAGGTGCTACCCAGATACAACGAAAACATAACTCATCCTCACCCAGCCCTGGAGGCGTAGTTTTCTCATTAGGACACACCCGCACCAAGGTTTTCAGGCAGTTGCCTAACCATGCCCTTTTACTACCTCATCATCGAGCACTGAGCTTGCCATCGATCCGCCGACTGTGACTTTCTTACCAAAGCAGCCCCGCGTGTTAGCTTTCCCATGTGAGCCCAGTCTCCAGGCATCACGCACCGGCGCTGTTCACAGGCCTAGGATCCTCGTCACCACGAGCAGCCCTGCAAGCAAATCCGCTCACCAGGCAAACGCCGCTAGGTCGAACCATGAATGTTGGCGTGTACCATCGCCGAGAGGTCGCACACCGTGGCGTCGGAAAGCAAAAACCCTAAGGAATGATGTCCTTAGGGTCATATGCTGCTCGGCTATGGGCCAACGGCGGTACTTCTTAGCTCGCGTCGGAACGGATATCGATCTTCCAGCCGGTCAAACGTGCGGCCAAGCGGGCATTTTGGCCTTCTTTTCCGATAGCCAGCGAGAGCTGGTAGTCCGGCACGGTCACGCGGGCAGACTGGGCTGCAAGATCGATGACTTCGACGTGAACTACCTTCGACGGCGCCAAGGAGTTGCCCACGTAGACTGCCGGATCCTCGGAATAGTCGATGATGTCAATCTTTTCGCCACCCAGCTCACGCATGATGTTGTTCACGCGCTGACCGCGCGGGCCGATGCAAGCACCCTTGGCGTTGAGCCCCTTCTTGGTGGCACGAACGGCAACCTTGGAGCGGTGCCCTGCCTCGCGTGCGATGGAGACAATCTCGACCGAACCGTCAGCGACCTCGGGGACCTCCAGCTCGAAAAGCTTGCGAACCAGCTCAGGGTGGGTACGAGACAGGTTAATTTGGAGGCTACGCGGGTTATTGCGCCCGACGCCGACGACATAAGTCTTTACGCGATCGCCGTGGGTGAGCTTTTCGCCGGGAATCTGCTCGGCGGGAAGGATCTGGCCGTCCTTGCCTTCTAGCTCGGTGCCGAGGTGAACCACGACGATTCCGCGTTCATTGGCGAATGCGTCGGCCTGCACGATGCCGGAGACCACGGTCCCCTCGTACTTAGAGTAGGCATCGTAGGCTTGCGAGGTCTCAGCCTCGCGGAGCCGCTTAAGGATGGCGTCACGAACGGCAGGTCCACCGATGCGGGAGAAATTAACTGGGGTGTCGTCGAATTCGGAGACAAGCTCACCGTCTTCATCAAACTCCGAGACGATGACGGAGGCAATTCCAGTGTCTGCATCGATATCCACGCGCGCCTTCGAGGTTGGGCTTGGCTTCGTGTCCTTGAACTCCCGGTACGCAAACAGCAGAGCGTTCGCGATGGTTTCAAGCAAGTCATCAACCTTGATCCCCGCTTGGGATTCAATGTTTTTCAGCGCCTGAATATCGATATTCACTTGTTGTCCTCTCGCCTTTCCAAGGCTTCGTCGAATGAAAGCGCGACCAATTCCATCTCGTCGGCCACGGGTTGTGCAAACTCAATTTCTACCATTGAATCCGCATGCGATGCCAACTCCAGGTCTCTTAACTGCATAACCTTGCCCACCCGCGCAATGACAATGACCCGATCTTGCGCCTCATTAAGGGCCCCGATGCGCCACAAGGATTTCTTGCCATCGTCGATGATGGTGACCAGCCGACCCCGATTGCGGGCCCAGTGGCGAGGCAGACGCAGCGGCATATCGGTACCGGGCGTTCCAACTTCAAGGGTGTATCCCGGACCGAAGTTCAACTCGCCTGCCTCCTCGAGCTTGTCAAACTGCGCAGACAGCTCGTTGGAGACCACCTCCAAAACGTCCGAGTTCACGCGCTCATCGGAGTCCAATGCGATAGCCACCAGGGACTTCTTCCCCGCGCGCGAAATCTTAATCCCCTCGAGGTCGAGGCCGTAGTGCGTGGCAACTGGGACGATCGCCTGGGCGAGTTGTTCTTCTGTTGGAAAAGCCATGCACCTGATCTTGCCACACATTCGATTCGGGACGGTCCCCAACCTTTGCGGGGACATCAGGCGTGTTGCGCGCGTGACATCACAGTCTCATCTCCAGGCACAAACCAGACACCTTCCCCTCAGAAGCGATCGAAGTCCTTTTCATCCCGCCCTGGGTGGCACCGCCACCTGCAGCCGATAACCTATTATGCTTTTCTGCGTGATCCTGCAGCGCAAGAAGAATAAACCAAACCCACCGGCCACATTTGTCACCACGCAGGCGGCGGGCAGTGCGAACAGCGGGACGTCGTTAAGCATAAGGCGCATATTTGGCATGCCTGCCCGCATGGCCGCAGTGGCTGCCGTCGCTAGTGTTACGCTGACCGGATGCAGCCTCATCCCCACCCCTAGCCCGGATCCCACGCTGCTGAGCCTCTACCAACGAGCAGCACTGGACGCAAAAGATGCTTCCGATCCGAATGTAGCCGCCCTGCGTGCAGACAACGCGGCAGCGCTAAAGTCCGAGATTGAGCGACTGTGTGGGCATTATGACGATGGGCAAGTTCCGGAAAGCTGCCAGGTCACCGAGGATCCCACCGGCGTAGATACCGCCACCCCGGCCACAACTCACATCCTCGACCAACTCGCCACCGTGCCCCAGGAATCCCTGCCTGTGGTGCTGATGGAATTCCTCCAACTCGCAGCCCAATTAGGCCCACTGCCGCCACTGCATCACGCAGACGTGAGCATCCAGACCAATACCAACGTACCCAAGTCAGTTGTCAACGCCGACGAGGAAACTCTCCTGCTGCGCACTGAGCAGGAGTTCGGCTTCACCTACGGCCTTCAGATGGCCATGGCCTACGCCGATGCCGACCTGCTGCCCTTGCTCGAGGAATCGCTCAACTCCCACTACGAGATCCTCAACAAGCTTGAAGAAACCACCGGATCGCAGTACATGGCGATCCCAGTCCTCCAACCCACCTACGACCTCAGTACCTACCCCACGGTCTCGGATGCCGCCAGCGCCCGGGAATTCTATTCCGCGCTGTTAAGCGACCTACTCAAGGGATGGATGCAGGCCGCCGCACAAGCCGGCGCCGATTCATGGCGCTACCAATCATTCATCATCGCAGGCCTGCTGACTCAGGAGGCAGTTCGCGCCGGGATCCCGGTGGATTTCAGTTTGAGCACCGAAGCCGCCGAGACATCTGGGACCTTAAACACGACGGAGCCTTCGTCCAACACTGAGGCCTCCGGAACTCCACCGCAGACCGTTTCAAGAAGCACCGGCAGCACCCCCGAGGAAAGTGCGCCGGAGACGGCCGCGAATTCCTCGGCGTCCGGCGACGTGGCGTCTGTCGATCCGGCCGCAACTGATGAATCCGGCGCAGACACAGAAGGTGCTAGCGACGCCAGCGATGTGGTTTCCCCGGAGGCAATTGCACCCGCCGCCTCCTAGTGCGCGCCGTCTCGTGCGTACCAGCAAGAGACGACGAACACGGTGCACGAGTTGAAAAGTCTCGCACTTAATGGCACCGACGGCGCCGCGCTGAGTTCTTCCACGCCAAAGGCCTAGGTAAGCAAGCTTTCTTCGTTGCTTACTTACCTAGGCCCGAGTAAGTCGTGGTGGACCCTAGAGGACCCCAAGTGGATCCTCTTAAGCCTCTTAAGCCTCAGTGCACCCTCGTCATGACTATCGGTGGTGCTCGCCTGGCTTTTAGGCGCTGAGAATCTGCTTGACTGCCTCGACAACGCCGTCGGCAGGCACCTCAAGGGTCTGCCCACCGCGCACACGGATCTCCACCTTGCCCTCCTTGAACGCGCGTCCAAGCACGACCACGATGGGCATACCGAGCAGCTCGGAATCCTTGAACTTCACGCCTGGGCTCACCTTCGGGCGGTCGTCGAAGAGTACCTCCACGCCCGCTGCGTCGAGCTCGGCGACAAGCTTGTCGCCTGCGTCAAGTGCTGCTTGGTCCTTGTTGGCCACCACCAGATGGACCTGGTACGGGGCAACCTCGAGCGGCCAATTCAGGCCCTGCTCGTCATGGCGCTGCTCGGCGAGTACGGCCATGAGGCGGGAGACACCGATGCCGTAGGAACCCATCGTTGGGATGGCGCGCTTGCCGTTTTCATCCAGGATCTGCACGTCGAAGGCGTTGGTGTACTTGCGGCCGAGCTGGAAGATGTGTCCGATCTCGATGCCGCGGGCCAAGGTGAGCACGCCCTGGCCAAGCGGTGCCGGATCGCCCTCTTTGACCTCGGCGGCCTCGATGAAGCCGTCGACCTCAAAATCGCGGCCCGCGACGAGACCGACGACGTGGCGTTGCGGGGCATCCGCGCCGGTAATCCAGGCGGTACCTTCGGCGACGCGCGGATCGGCCAGCACCTTCACACCGTTGGCGCGCAGGGCACGCGGCCCCACGTACCCCTTGACAAGGAAGGGATTCTTCTTGAAGTCTTCCTCCACCGCCAGCTCCACCTCGGCAGGCTCCAAGGAAGCCTCGAGGCGCTTCATGTCCACCTCGCGGTCGCCGGGCAGGAGAATGCCGGTGAGCTCTGCCTCCTCAGAGCCGGGCTGGGTGACCTTGACGATGAGGCACTTGAGCGTATCGGAGGCCTCAACCTCGCGGCCATCGACGGTGATGCCGGCAGAACGTGCCCAATCAACCAGCGCTTCGATGGTCTCCGAAGCCGGGGTATCGTGCTCCACAGCCTCTCGTTGGCCTTCGATCGGGCGCGGGGTGCCAGGCTGGGTTACCACGGCCTCGACGTTGGCGGCGTAGTCGCCCTCGGTAGCGCGCACGAAGGTGTCCTCGCCGTTGTCGGACACTGCCAGAAATTCCTCGGAGGCGGAGCCGCCCATTGCCCCGGAGGTTGCGGCACAAATCACGTATTCAACCCCGAGGCGATCGAAAATGCGCTGATAGGCCCCGCGGTGACGCTGATAGGACTGTGCCAATCCCTCATCGGTCATGTCGAAGGAATAGGAGTCCTTCATGACGAACTCGCGTCCGCGCAGAATGCCCGCGCGCGGGCGCTCCTCGTCGCGGTACTTCGTCTGAATCTGGTACAAGGTGACCGGGAAATCCTTGTAGGAGGAGTACATTTCCTTGACCGCGGAGGCAAACATCTCCTCATGCGTGGGGCCGAGCAGATAATCGGCGTCCTTGCGATCTTTCAACCTAAACAGCGAGTCTCCATACTCCGTCCAGCGATGGGTCTGCTCGTAGGGCTCGCGAGGAAGCAACGCCGGGAACAGCAGCTCCTGGGCGCCGATTCCGTCCATCTCCTCGCGCACGACATTTTCGATCTTGCGCAGGGTGCGCAGTCCCAGGGGCAGCCAGGTGTACACGCCGGGTGCGACTCGGCGTATGTAACCTGCTCGCACGAGCAGCTTGTGGCTGGGTACTTCTGCGTCTGCCGGATCCTCGCGCAGCGTGCGAAGAAACAGGGTTGAAAGGCGTGTAATCATGTTTGCACATGTTACCCGGTTACCCTAGAGGGATGCTTATTGTGTTGCCTCCAAGCGAGACTAAGTCTGTCGGCGGGGATTACCCGCCACTTGATTTCGACGCCCTTCGCTTCCCTTCCCTCAACCCGGCGCGCCGCGACATAGCTGAGGATCTCGTGGCCTTGCCGGTCGAGGATGCGTTGGACGTGCTTGGTATTTCGGAAAAGCTGCGCGGCGAGGCCGAAATGAACCAGGCATTGTTTTCCTCCCCCACCGATTGCGCTTTCCGACGCTACGCGGGCGTGCTCTACGATGCGCTCGACCCTTCCTCTTTGCCGAAGGAGGCCCTAGAAAAGGTGGCTATCGGTTCGGCCTTATTCGGCCTGGTCGGGGCCCTCGATGCCATTCCCCACTACCGGTTGTCCGGCGGTTCCAAGCTTCCCCGTCGCGGGGGCGGGCCGGTGCCGACGATGAAGGCCAGGTGGTCGAGTTTGATTCGCGATGAATTACGCGCCGTTGCCGAAACGGAGTTGCTGATCGACTTGCGTTCGGGAACCTATCAGCAACTCGGAAAGGCCAAGCAGGCGCTGACGGTGCGCGTGGAATCGCAGTATCCGGATGGCACGCGCAAAGTAGTAAGCCACTTCAACAAGCATTACAAGGGCTTACTTGCCCGCACCCTGCTGTTGGCGCACTCCCCAGCGCGCTCGATTGAAGATGTCGCTCAGGCAGCTACCGAGGCTGGCTTCAAGGCAGAACTTCCCACCCAGGCCGGTTCCAATGAGCTTACGGTGATTGTAAAAACCGAGGGCTAGGGACACTAGGTTCAGCCTTGGCCGCGTGCGGGTCAGCACAGTCGCCTCAGCAGCCGTGTTCACCCTGGTGCATGTCTGAAAGCTAAAGGTGCCTGGCCGTTGGCTTAAGCTTCGAGAGCCGCGACCTCGCCGATGACATACACCGCCGGTGGCGCGACTTCGTTGGCAGCCATGGTGTCGGCCAGCGTACCCAGAGTGCAACGGAAGACGCGCTGCGTTTCGGTGCTGCCTTCTTGGATGATGGCGGCGGCGGTGTCTGCGGGCTTGCCGGCGTCGATAAGCGCTTGGGCGATGAGTGGCGCGTTTTTCACGCCCATGATCACAGCCAACGTGCCACCCGTGTGGGCCAGCGCTGCGTAATCGTTGAGGCACGTGGGATGCTGCGGCGGCACGTGTCCGGAAATCACCGTGAAGCTATGGACCACGCCGCGCTGAGTGATGGGAATCCCGGCCAAGGCCGGTGCCGAGATGGCGCTGGTAACTCCGGGGACTACCTCCGTTGCGAACCCGTGCGCCGCGAGTGCTTGTAGTTCTTCAAACCCCCGGCCGAAGACATAAGGGTCACCGCCTTTCAGGCG containing:
- a CDS encoding DHH family phosphoesterase, giving the protein MSRREFFALFATADPLSLPEAFTLATQKIMAAETIAVIGHVNPDADAIGSMCACVAAFRQLGKQSFGLIGQRRPLDPETSSIPGWDDIRVVDHMPEADVVVVVDCGASSRTGSLQPEVLENPNRVILVDHHATNLGFGGVNLIDKQAESTTTVLREWFRYLDITLDRDIAHCLYAGLITDTGGFRWGRPSMHQLAKELVDNGLDIRTIGNELFDGGTVADLVMIGKVLEDLRKVEVGALSVVFAIASRDRIRGHSQSSVEGIADMIRGVSDGDVVVVLKEYSAGDWAVSLRSMKYDVSHVARDLGGGGHVSSAGFTTFGTTEHVIAQIIDSIASECIRCR
- the rbfA gene encoding 30S ribosome-binding factor RbfA — translated: MADHARAARLAKRIQTIVATAIEREIKDNRLEYVTITDTRVTGDLHDATIFYTVRGRTIDQEPDVKAAAEALHRAKGQLRKIVGEQLSVRFTPTLKFEFDSVPEATAHMEELLARARARDEELARLKANAVPAGDADPYKKSPEED
- the infB gene encoding translation initiation factor IF-2, which encodes MPGKLRVHELAKQLGVTSKELLATLKEQGEFVKTASSTIEPPVVKKMKEHYGATAEKKSAPAAAQAAAPAPSKPATPKPAAPKPARPAQKAASPVSPATPAAKTSAASTPGSAVKPAAPTPGAQAKSAAPKPAAPKPAAPKFESAAKPQATPGAMPRPQARPGATAARPGPKPGARAPRVANNPFSTGGGERPAPRPGGGPRPGRNRPNANGERGPRPGGNRERQGGQGQQRRDSRPAQGQSSGGQERQGGGRRPSPAMMPTHPNPGQMPTRAASGGRGGRGGQGGQGGQNGPGQGGFGGRGGGAGRGGRRGGTAGAFGRPGGAPRKGRKSKRQKRNEYEAMQAPNVIGGVRLPDGGGATVRLARGASLSDFAEKIGAEPAALVQALFNLGEMVTATASVSEETLMLLGDEMNYVVQVVSPEDEDRELLESFDLQFGEDEGTEEDLEVRPPVVTVMGHVDHGKTRLLDTIRKTNVGSDEAGGITQGIGAYQVTVNVDGNPRKITFLDTPGHEAFTAMRARGAKSTDIAVLVVAADDGVMPQTVEAINHAKAADVPIVVAVNKIDKPGASPEKIRGQLTEYGLVPEEYGGDTMFVDISAKQNINIDGLLEAVLLTADASLDLRANPDMPAQGVAIEAHLDRGRGPVATVIVQRGTLRVGDSVVAGDAYGRVRRMVDEFGNDVEEAGPSRPVQMQGLNGVPGAGDNLLVVEDDRVARQIANQRNARKRNALAAKSRKRVSLEDLDAVLKETSTLNLILKGDNAGSVEALEEALLKIEVDDEVQLNIIDRGVGAVTQTNVSLAAASDAVIIAFNVRAEGKATEEANAEGVDIRYYTVIYRAIEEVEQALKGMLKPIYEEREVGRAEIRAIFKASAVGLIAGCMVETGKVRRNASIRLIRDGNVIADNATIESLRREKDDVTEVSAGYECGMVLSYPDIQVGDIIEVFEQVEVPRT
- the nusA gene encoding transcription termination factor NusA — protein: MNIDIQALKNIESQAGIKVDDLLETIANALLFAYREFKDTKPSPTSKARVDIDADTGIASVIVSEFDEDGELVSEFDDTPVNFSRIGGPAVRDAILKRLREAETSQAYDAYSKYEGTVVSGIVQADAFANERGIVVVHLGTELEGKDGQILPAEQIPGEKLTHGDRVKTYVVGVGRNNPRSLQINLSRTHPELVRKLFELEVPEVADGSVEIVSIAREAGHRSKVAVRATKKGLNAKGACIGPRGQRVNNIMRELGGEKIDIIDYSEDPAVYVGNSLAPSKVVHVEVIDLAAQSARVTVPDYQLSLAIGKEGQNARLAARLTGWKIDIRSDAS
- the rimP gene encoding ribosome maturation factor RimP, translated to MAFPTEEQLAQAIVPVATHYGLDLEGIKISRAGKKSLVAIALDSDERVNSDVLEVVSNELSAQFDKLEEAGELNFGPGYTLEVGTPGTDMPLRLPRHWARNRGRLVTIIDDGKKSLWRIGALNEAQDRVIVIARVGKVMQLRDLELASHADSMVEIEFAQPVADEMELVALSFDEALERREDNK
- a CDS encoding proline--tRNA ligase, which encodes MITRLSTLFLRTLREDPADAEVPSHKLLVRAGYIRRVAPGVYTWLPLGLRTLRKIENVVREEMDGIGAQELLFPALLPREPYEQTHRWTEYGDSLFRLKDRKDADYLLGPTHEEMFASAVKEMYSSYKDFPVTLYQIQTKYRDEERPRAGILRGREFVMKDSYSFDMTDEGLAQSYQRHRGAYQRIFDRLGVEYVICAATSGAMGGSASEEFLAVSDNGEDTFVRATEGDYAANVEAVVTQPGTPRPIEGQREAVEHDTPASETIEALVDWARSAGITVDGREVEASDTLKCLIVKVTQPGSEEAELTGILLPGDREVDMKRLEASLEPAEVELAVEEDFKKNPFLVKGYVGPRALRANGVKVLADPRVAEGTAWITGADAPQRHVVGLVAGRDFEVDGFIEAAEVKEGDPAPLGQGVLTLARGIEIGHIFQLGRKYTNAFDVQILDENGKRAIPTMGSYGIGVSRLMAVLAEQRHDEQGLNWPLEVAPYQVHLVVANKDQAALDAGDKLVAELDAAGVEVLFDDRPKVSPGVKFKDSELLGMPIVVVLGRAFKEGKVEIRVRGGQTLEVPADGVVEAVKQILSA
- the yaaA gene encoding peroxide stress protein YaaA; this encodes MLIVLPPSETKSVGGDYPPLDFDALRFPSLNPARRDIAEDLVALPVEDALDVLGISEKLRGEAEMNQALFSSPTDCAFRRYAGVLYDALDPSSLPKEALEKVAIGSALFGLVGALDAIPHYRLSGGSKLPRRGGGPVPTMKARWSSLIRDELRAVAETELLIDLRSGTYQQLGKAKQALTVRVESQYPDGTRKVVSHFNKHYKGLLARTLLLAHSPARSIEDVAQAATEAGFKAELPTQAGSNELTVIVKTEG